A stretch of the Symmachiella macrocystis genome encodes the following:
- a CDS encoding DUF1501 domain-containing protein: MAGSCHQFTPVINRRDLLKQSAAGFGMLALADLLAGSGQIAQGANRAQNPLSPQEPHFPARAKRVIFLFMHGGPSQVDTFDYKPKLDEDDNKPLPFDKPRVFSSQTGTLLKSPWKFSQHGESGAWVSSLFPHVAKHVDDLCIINGMHGSNSRHGGALLELHTGTDTFIRPSMGSWITYGLGTENQDLPGFVTVCPSLTHGGMNNWSSAFLPAAYQGTPMGNAGTQSKDAKIPYITGKTPRDLQRMELDFLQQMNRKRLEESGPDAGLEGRINAFELAFRMQTAAPELQDVSSESEETLKLYGIDDKTTEDFGRQCLMARRFAERGVRFVQVSHSYKWDQHGGLRKDHQRNALEVDKPIAGLLADMKRLGLLEDTLILWGGEFGRTPVSQGDRDGRDHNPQGYTMWLAGGGVKGGMRYGKTDDYGYFAVEDKVHIHDLHATMLHLLGLNHEKLTYRYGGRDFRLTDVHGEVVHKILS; encoded by the coding sequence ATGGCTGGAAGTTGTCATCAATTTACGCCAGTGATCAACCGTCGCGATTTGCTCAAGCAATCCGCGGCCGGTTTCGGGATGTTAGCGCTGGCCGATTTGTTAGCCGGTTCAGGTCAAATCGCGCAAGGAGCGAATCGTGCTCAAAATCCGCTGTCGCCGCAGGAGCCGCACTTCCCGGCCCGTGCGAAGCGGGTGATCTTTTTGTTCATGCACGGCGGGCCGTCTCAGGTCGATACGTTCGACTACAAGCCAAAACTGGATGAAGACGACAACAAGCCGTTGCCGTTTGATAAGCCGCGCGTTTTTTCCAGTCAAACCGGCACGCTGCTCAAATCCCCCTGGAAATTCAGCCAGCATGGGGAGTCCGGCGCATGGGTGAGTTCGCTGTTTCCACACGTCGCCAAACATGTCGACGATTTGTGCATCATTAACGGCATGCACGGGTCGAATTCGCGGCATGGAGGAGCGCTGTTGGAATTGCATACCGGGACCGATACGTTCATTCGTCCCAGCATGGGATCGTGGATCACCTACGGACTGGGAACCGAAAACCAAGACCTGCCCGGTTTTGTGACCGTCTGTCCTTCGTTGACGCACGGTGGCATGAACAACTGGAGTTCCGCATTTTTGCCGGCCGCCTATCAAGGAACGCCAATGGGCAATGCGGGAACGCAATCCAAAGACGCCAAGATTCCCTACATCACCGGAAAAACTCCCCGCGACCTGCAACGGATGGAGTTGGACTTTTTGCAGCAGATGAACCGTAAACGCTTGGAGGAGTCGGGGCCTGACGCGGGGTTGGAGGGACGCATCAATGCCTTCGAACTGGCATTTCGCATGCAGACGGCCGCTCCGGAATTGCAGGACGTCTCTTCGGAGTCGGAAGAAACCCTGAAGCTGTACGGAATCGACGACAAAACGACTGAGGATTTCGGGCGGCAATGTTTGATGGCGCGGCGATTCGCTGAACGGGGCGTTCGATTCGTGCAGGTCTCACACAGTTACAAATGGGACCAACACGGCGGTCTACGCAAGGACCATCAACGGAATGCGCTAGAAGTCGATAAGCCGATCGCGGGCCTGTTAGCCGATATGAAGCGGTTGGGATTGCTGGAAGATACTTTGATTCTCTGGGGCGGCGAATTCGGCCGCACACCGGTTTCGCAAGGCGACCGCGACGGCCGCGACCACAATCCGCAAGGTTATACGATGTGGTTGGCCGGCGGCGGTGTGAAGGGTGGCATGCGATACGGCAAGACCGACGATTACGGTTACTTTGCCGTCGAGGACAAGGTACACATTCACGATCTGCACGCCACGATGCTGCATCTGTTAGGACTGAATCACGAAAAACTGACCTATCGATACGGCGGGCGCGATTTCCGTTTGACCGACGTTCATGGCGAAGTCGTGCATAAGATCCTTTCTTGA
- a CDS encoding mechanosensitive ion channel domain-containing protein yields the protein MWLAVLICLNATAWGQADPVTPVEPEKPPALTAEMVDTRLKEAEGAEGLDDALKAKIVELYNQAKKSLAAAKSWGEKQQAYQQKLDTVDPRLKETQEKLELAKNAPKEITESPNGDDTKMPASLEQAGEKLSRFETLLSSEQKLLDDPQTGFRKLLADIKVEGARREARPAEIAASNAQQQLEKVREQLKSPPKADDSPLLNAAQKTALEARAMEFGQQVQAERTEVALYKAEENAGLLRVRRDLLSLQVSQSEKIVKLLQADVNKLRQHQAKLRAEQVKAEVISAAPELKEFAEENTQLADKNIKITRELQTVEKQTQVVQAKYEELDSEFADMQSMIDAIGQSDAIGQLLRSQRATIPNASHYEEHIKERQEQISTLRFESFQLEKDRDKLADIDAASARALKELKAKSSPELAKTVRELLDTRKTVLDELTSNSSKLQTALLALNLKEAEMMTVTEAYTKYIDERVLWIRSNEALGPSAIADAMDALKWVFNPGQWMELLSSFLSWKPEDLLEIGLSTFLFLVLIYYRRRLRAGIATAGEEAARGNCRVFRPTLQASVLTVIVAAIWPSILWYFSWRIVAQPNNTVFAVAISQGLAATAAVYLPLEIIRQCCASKGLAEMHFYWANATVRTIRTHLRWATPLSLPLMFLAATMSAQPNEQWQASLGRASVICWLILLTVFMQRVLRPHTGVLKDVVRGNDDGWRVQLRYLVFGLCMLVPAGMGVLAVMGYYYTVMHLGTRLRDTIWLSIVLLLVHAMLMRLLLIHRRALAMERARAKREREREEQAAAAAAAAAGTGEPIAPSMPIVEEPVMDLAASSTQAQKLLRTAIIITTVAGMWLIWADVFPALGVINKATPWVSTVTVPQEYDDPETGKKGTRMVEETRPITIAQLALAVLVGIFAVVAAQNVPGLIEMSLLRGLPFEAGFRYAIASMARYIILLVGFAVSLGIVGIGWAQMQWLFAAASLGLGFGLQEIFANFISGIIILFERPIRVGDVITIGDVSGKVSRIRMRATTITNWDRKELIVPNKEFITGRLLNWTLSDQVNRVVIEVGVAYGSNTILARDLLLAAANANEFVLNDPAPLATFEGFGDSTLNYVLRVFLPDLDNRLAVIHALHTDIDRRFREANVEIAFPQQDIHVRTLPANIIGSKEESSPYST from the coding sequence ATGTGGTTAGCGGTCCTAATTTGCTTAAACGCAACCGCATGGGGGCAAGCGGACCCTGTGACGCCGGTCGAGCCGGAAAAACCGCCGGCGCTGACGGCTGAGATGGTCGACACGCGTCTGAAAGAGGCCGAGGGCGCCGAAGGTTTGGACGATGCGCTGAAAGCCAAAATCGTTGAGCTATATAACCAAGCGAAAAAATCGTTAGCCGCTGCCAAGTCTTGGGGCGAAAAACAGCAGGCATATCAGCAAAAGCTAGATACCGTTGATCCACGTTTGAAGGAGACGCAGGAAAAATTAGAGTTAGCCAAAAATGCGCCTAAGGAAATCACAGAGTCACCCAACGGGGATGACACGAAAATGCCCGCCAGCTTGGAACAAGCTGGTGAAAAGCTATCGCGATTTGAAACGTTGCTCAGTTCGGAGCAAAAGTTGCTGGATGACCCGCAGACGGGTTTTCGTAAATTGCTGGCCGACATTAAGGTGGAGGGGGCACGACGCGAAGCGCGGCCGGCGGAAATCGCCGCCTCGAATGCCCAACAGCAACTGGAAAAAGTCCGTGAACAACTCAAAAGTCCACCCAAAGCAGATGACTCGCCGCTGTTGAATGCCGCGCAAAAAACAGCACTTGAAGCCCGGGCGATGGAGTTCGGCCAGCAGGTTCAGGCCGAGCGGACGGAAGTGGCGCTGTATAAGGCGGAAGAAAATGCCGGGCTGTTACGCGTGCGGCGCGATCTGTTGTCACTGCAGGTTTCACAATCCGAAAAGATTGTAAAACTGCTGCAGGCGGATGTGAACAAGTTGCGGCAACACCAGGCGAAGTTACGCGCGGAGCAGGTTAAGGCGGAGGTCATTTCAGCTGCTCCCGAATTGAAGGAATTCGCCGAAGAGAATACACAGCTAGCAGATAAAAACATCAAAATCACCCGTGAACTTCAAACGGTCGAAAAACAAACGCAAGTTGTTCAAGCCAAGTATGAGGAGTTGGACAGCGAGTTCGCAGATATGCAGAGCATGATCGACGCCATCGGGCAGTCCGATGCGATCGGTCAATTGCTGCGAAGCCAGCGCGCCACAATACCTAACGCATCCCACTATGAAGAGCACATCAAAGAGCGTCAGGAGCAGATCAGTACGTTACGGTTTGAATCGTTTCAGCTTGAGAAAGATCGCGACAAATTAGCGGACATAGATGCAGCATCCGCGCGCGCTCTCAAAGAATTGAAAGCCAAGTCTTCGCCGGAATTGGCCAAGACTGTTCGTGAGTTGCTAGATACGCGCAAGACCGTCCTGGACGAATTGACAAGCAATTCAAGCAAATTGCAAACCGCATTGTTGGCGCTCAATCTCAAAGAAGCTGAGATGATGACGGTCACCGAAGCTTACACCAAATACATTGACGAACGCGTGTTGTGGATCCGCAGTAACGAGGCGTTGGGGCCGTCGGCAATAGCAGATGCGATGGATGCGCTGAAATGGGTATTTAACCCGGGCCAGTGGATGGAATTGTTGAGTTCGTTTCTCTCTTGGAAGCCTGAGGATTTGTTGGAAATTGGGTTGTCGACGTTTTTGTTTCTGGTTCTGATCTATTATCGCCGCCGTTTACGTGCAGGGATCGCTACGGCTGGCGAAGAGGCCGCGCGCGGAAATTGCCGCGTTTTCCGTCCGACGTTGCAGGCCTCAGTGTTGACGGTCATTGTGGCGGCAATCTGGCCGTCGATTCTGTGGTATTTCTCCTGGCGGATCGTCGCACAGCCTAACAATACGGTTTTTGCTGTGGCTATCTCGCAGGGTTTGGCAGCGACCGCAGCAGTTTATCTGCCGCTAGAGATAATTCGCCAATGCTGCGCGTCCAAGGGATTGGCGGAGATGCACTTTTATTGGGCCAATGCCACCGTGCGGACGATCCGCACACATTTACGCTGGGCTACTCCGTTGAGTTTGCCATTGATGTTCTTGGCGGCCACGATGAGTGCGCAACCCAACGAGCAATGGCAAGCTTCGCTGGGACGGGCGAGTGTTATCTGTTGGCTGATCTTACTGACGGTGTTTATGCAACGCGTACTGCGGCCTCACACGGGTGTGTTGAAAGACGTCGTGCGGGGGAATGACGACGGTTGGCGCGTGCAGTTGCGGTACTTGGTCTTTGGTCTGTGCATGCTAGTCCCCGCAGGAATGGGGGTGTTGGCTGTGATGGGGTATTACTACACCGTCATGCACTTGGGGACGCGGCTACGGGACACGATCTGGCTGTCGATTGTTTTGTTGTTGGTGCATGCCATGCTTATGCGGCTCTTGTTGATCCATCGCCGCGCATTGGCCATGGAGCGAGCGCGGGCCAAACGGGAACGGGAACGGGAAGAACAGGCTGCGGCCGCAGCTGCTGCCGCAGCAGGAACCGGTGAGCCGATTGCCCCTTCGATGCCGATCGTCGAGGAACCGGTCATGGACCTTGCCGCCAGTTCGACGCAAGCGCAAAAGCTGCTGCGGACGGCAATCATTATCACTACTGTGGCCGGAATGTGGTTGATTTGGGCCGATGTCTTTCCCGCTTTGGGCGTAATCAACAAAGCGACTCCGTGGGTCAGCACGGTCACGGTACCGCAGGAATACGACGACCCGGAAACAGGAAAAAAGGGGACGCGTATGGTGGAGGAGACCCGGCCGATCACGATCGCACAATTGGCGTTGGCGGTCTTGGTAGGGATTTTTGCCGTTGTGGCTGCACAAAATGTGCCGGGTTTGATCGAGATGTCACTATTGCGCGGGTTGCCGTTCGAGGCCGGTTTTCGTTATGCGATTGCAAGTATGGCCAGATATATAATCTTGCTGGTCGGTTTTGCGGTCTCGTTGGGGATTGTGGGGATCGGTTGGGCGCAGATGCAATGGTTGTTCGCTGCCGCCAGTTTGGGGTTGGGTTTTGGTCTGCAGGAGATTTTCGCCAATTTCATTTCGGGGATCATCATTTTGTTTGAGCGCCCGATTCGTGTGGGAGATGTGATTACGATTGGCGATGTCAGCGGCAAAGTCTCGAGGATTCGCATGCGGGCGACTACGATCACGAACTGGGATCGCAAGGAACTCATCGTTCCCAATAAGGAGTTCATCACCGGACGGTTGTTGAACTGGACATTATCCGATCAAGTCAACCGCGTCGTGATCGAGGTGGGTGTGGCCTACGGCAGTAACACAATATTGGCGCGGGACTTATTACTCGCTGCGGCAAATGCCAATGAATTTGTGCTCAACGATCCGGCTCCGCTTGCCACCTTCGAGGGATTTGGGGACAGCACGTTGAATTACGTGTTACGGGTATTTTTGCCCGATTTGGACAATCGCCTAGCCGTGATTCATGCTCTGCATACCGATATTGATCGTCGTTTTCGTGAAGCGAATGTCGAAATCGCGTTTCCGCAACAGGACATTCATGTTCGCACACTGCCGGCGAACATCATTGGATCCAAAGAAGAGTCGTCACCGTATAGCACGTAA
- a CDS encoding carboxypeptidase regulatory-like domain-containing protein gives MDVPPTVDVKGTVTLDSSPLTDADVIFFDGTQYTAFGKTDGTGRFTLKTRFSSEVMESGAPAREYRVTVSKMIPPNGMSEEDYQAQKLALRAKRESGEKILNSDYLPSKIESIPAKYSVASQTTLKANVKANQENDFPFPLTSK, from the coding sequence ATGGACGTTCCCCCTACTGTCGATGTGAAGGGCACAGTCACACTCGACAGCTCGCCTTTGACCGACGCCGATGTGATCTTTTTTGACGGCACTCAGTACACGGCCTTTGGAAAAACCGATGGAACTGGACGCTTTACATTGAAAACGCGTTTCAGTTCCGAGGTCATGGAATCCGGAGCACCGGCCCGCGAATACCGCGTCACCGTCAGCAAGATGATCCCCCCCAATGGCATGTCCGAAGAAGACTACCAAGCCCAAAAATTGGCGCTTCGTGCAAAACGGGAATCTGGTGAAAAGATTTTGAACTCCGATTACCTGCCATCCAAAATTGAAAGCATCCCCGCAAAGTACTCCGTCGCTTCGCAGACCACATTGAAGGCAAATGTCAAAGCCAATCAGGAAAATGACTTTCCCTTCCCGCTCACGTCAAAATAG
- a CDS encoding DUF1559 domain-containing protein: MQKRTTSARSAAGKGFTLIELLVVIAIIAILVALIMPAVQHAREAARRTQCKNNLKQLGLALHEYHESFNVFPYMQGGTVGGIINGGFYGDGNELQVNGFIQLLPYLDRTPLYRRIQGASTPRPGGGFYPPWGGAPDDIAYTPWQARIPVFICPSNPTGTFTFNSGQRSYAMCMGDTVNNAGLVPRFVGSNATTPGPNQAFLTGVIGTRGLFGFISSTSFRDMSDGTSNTIAMSERGIYSAGSGRDVRGLTAKNFTTQVLNSPVLCLASEVGGKKYDIDVDVEIDQHQGAMWHRGSPQSAGFNTILPPNSPSCMPNDVDNSWALVSAGSYHENSVHCLMGDGSVRNVSEVINTGNLAARPGDPIIDRQLAEDFPLFTVGQSNYGVWGALGTTQGSEDINQY; the protein is encoded by the coding sequence ATGCAAAAACGCACGACGTCGGCGCGGTCAGCCGCCGGAAAAGGGTTTACGCTTATCGAGTTATTGGTGGTGATCGCCATCATTGCGATTTTGGTCGCGCTCATCATGCCTGCGGTTCAACATGCCCGCGAAGCGGCACGGCGAACACAATGCAAAAACAATCTGAAACAACTCGGGCTCGCGCTTCATGAATATCATGAATCGTTCAACGTTTTTCCCTACATGCAAGGGGGTACGGTGGGCGGAATTATTAACGGCGGGTTCTATGGGGACGGAAACGAATTGCAGGTGAATGGATTCATTCAACTGTTGCCTTACCTGGACCGAACGCCTCTTTACCGCAGAATCCAAGGGGCATCGACTCCGCGTCCTGGGGGTGGGTTTTATCCGCCTTGGGGTGGGGCACCTGACGACATTGCCTATACGCCTTGGCAAGCACGCATCCCGGTGTTCATTTGTCCGTCCAATCCGACCGGTACGTTCACATTCAATTCAGGTCAACGTAGCTATGCAATGTGCATGGGCGACACGGTGAATAATGCCGGTTTGGTTCCCCGATTTGTCGGCAGTAATGCGACGACTCCGGGACCGAATCAAGCGTTCTTAACCGGTGTGATTGGAACGCGCGGGTTGTTTGGTTTCATTTCCTCCACGAGCTTTAGAGACATGAGTGACGGGACGAGTAACACAATTGCCATGTCGGAACGGGGAATCTATTCAGCCGGAAGTGGTCGCGACGTGCGGGGATTGACCGCTAAAAACTTCACGACGCAGGTCTTGAATAGCCCAGTGCTCTGCTTGGCTTCTGAAGTCGGCGGCAAGAAGTATGACATCGACGTCGATGTGGAAATCGATCAGCATCAAGGCGCGATGTGGCACCGAGGTTCGCCGCAATCAGCCGGCTTTAACACAATCCTGCCGCCCAACAGTCCTTCGTGTATGCCGAACGACGTTGATAATTCCTGGGCATTGGTCAGTGCGGGAAGTTACCACGAGAATAGTGTCCACTGCCTGATGGGTGATGGCTCGGTTCGCAACGTCAGCGAAGTGATCAACACCGGCAATTTGGCCGCCCGCCCAGGCGATCCCATCATCGACCGGCAGTTGGCCGAAGACTTTCCGCTCTTTACGGTTGGGCAAAGCAATTATGGTGTGTGGGGTGCTTTAGGCACGACGCAAGGAAGTGAAGACATCAACCAGTATTAG
- a CDS encoding CPXCG motif-containing cysteine-rich protein: MQDEATYFCDVCGEEIVIPIDLSAGRAQDYVEDCPVCCHPHLLHVQVERGGSVRLTSRTEDE; the protein is encoded by the coding sequence ATGCAAGACGAGGCGACCTATTTCTGTGACGTTTGCGGCGAGGAAATCGTCATTCCGATCGATCTTTCGGCGGGGAGGGCGCAGGACTACGTGGAGGACTGTCCGGTCTGCTGTCACCCGCATCTGTTGCATGTACAGGTCGAGCGGGGTGGAAGCGTGCGGTTGACTAGTCGCACCGAGGATGAATGA
- a CDS encoding DUF1553 domain-containing protein, whose amino-acid sequence MRRCLVAGILVASMWAGPNSIEAADPVAKTKLPTARQLELFEKKIRPLLAARCFKCHGEEKVQGGLRLDTQAAFLTGGDSGEIFDPAAPQESLFLEAISYDPDAIVEMPPDGRLSDAEIALLTKWIGEGAPWPPSASPAPVMKKENGPLFTEEQKKFWAFQPIHAPQVPAVQRADWPRMPLDNFVLSQLEEQGLSLAPEAEKRVWLRRVTFDLCGLPPTPQEIADFDADDAADAYERAVDRLLASPRYGERWGRHWLDVARYADSNGMDENLAYANAFRYRDYVIAAFNKDKPFDQFLIEQIAGDLMPAVDDAETTIERQVATGFLAIGPKMLAEDDPLKMRVDIVDEQVETIGRAFMGMTIGCARCHDHKFDPVPQADYYSLAGIFMSTKTMENYKVVANWYERPLASPAAVAEVKKQEQLVKDREAALTKTTRVANRKLVAAARKRVGDYLIAATELLRYRTADQALVSIMQPNPMPLPDGGIVVEAEDYTRGNLNKDFSNYGSKIGVLVNGGKLPNFVEYEIDVPASGRTYQFEIRMAAAQSRPVKLFINGKPSARGVAEEVTGSWTPDSQKWHAESVIVLESGKNVIRLERDGPFPHIDKIGLMPIQSEADFPLGPEELAKKYDLKLAFLNSWADYLEKTKSDSSSVLAQWHALSSSQTVKDNGLFSDFRNESRQRLATRYSELFAEAQMAWRKLKDGEGGQEAKQLPDAELEAFRQVLQDKKGPFAVSEKLEGDYPAETMAAVKNLRNEIKDLKASIPEFPLGMGVTEDAIQNTRVNIRGNHVNLGDEVPRQFLQVIAGEQQTPIGKERSGRLELGKWMTSPDHPLTSRVIVNRVWRWHFGRGIVPTPDNFGSTGEPPVNQPLLDHLAAEFIEQGWGLKDLHRRIVLSATYRMSTQYDTAAVEQDPGNVYLWRMNRRRLTAEELRDAVLSIAGTMDPTMGGTLLLTKNHAYVASTASVDATPYESTRRSVYLPVIRSGLFEMFQAFDFPDPSSSNGDRATTTVAPQALFLLNSDFMAEQTDAMARDLLSRDGLDDAARLDWCYLRTLGRAPNVEESAQALEFMTNYIAAMEQRVPDAQDRQRQAWQGLCKVLLSSSEFLYVD is encoded by the coding sequence ATGAGACGATGTTTGGTGGCCGGTATTTTGGTCGCCTCAATGTGGGCGGGCCCGAACAGTATAGAAGCGGCCGATCCCGTCGCAAAGACGAAACTTCCGACTGCTCGACAGTTGGAGTTATTCGAGAAAAAAATCCGTCCGTTGCTTGCGGCGCGGTGCTTCAAATGTCACGGCGAGGAAAAGGTGCAAGGCGGTCTGCGGCTTGATACTCAAGCGGCATTTTTAACCGGGGGGGACTCCGGCGAAATCTTTGATCCAGCTGCACCGCAAGAGAGCCTGTTTTTAGAAGCGATCAGCTACGATCCCGACGCCATTGTCGAGATGCCGCCCGATGGTCGATTGTCGGACGCAGAGATCGCCTTACTCACGAAATGGATTGGCGAGGGAGCCCCTTGGCCGCCATCTGCGAGTCCGGCGCCAGTTATGAAAAAAGAGAACGGCCCGCTCTTCACGGAAGAACAAAAGAAATTCTGGGCCTTCCAGCCGATTCACGCTCCACAAGTTCCCGCCGTGCAACGCGCGGACTGGCCCCGCATGCCGTTAGACAACTTTGTCTTATCGCAGTTGGAAGAACAGGGACTGTCACTAGCGCCGGAAGCGGAAAAGCGAGTTTGGCTCCGCCGAGTGACATTCGATCTGTGTGGATTGCCCCCCACACCACAAGAGATTGCCGATTTCGATGCGGATGATGCGGCGGACGCTTATGAGCGCGCCGTGGATCGACTGTTGGCCTCGCCCCGATATGGGGAACGGTGGGGACGGCATTGGTTGGACGTCGCGCGGTACGCCGATTCCAACGGCATGGATGAAAATCTGGCTTATGCCAATGCCTTTCGGTACCGCGACTATGTGATTGCCGCATTCAATAAGGACAAGCCGTTCGATCAATTCCTGATTGAACAAATTGCCGGCGATTTGATGCCGGCTGTCGACGATGCCGAGACGACCATCGAACGGCAGGTCGCGACCGGATTTTTAGCGATCGGCCCGAAGATGTTGGCCGAGGACGACCCGTTGAAAATGCGTGTCGACATTGTGGATGAGCAAGTGGAAACAATTGGCCGTGCGTTTATGGGCATGACGATCGGGTGCGCTCGCTGCCATGATCACAAATTCGATCCGGTTCCGCAGGCCGATTATTATTCGTTGGCCGGAATTTTCATGAGTACCAAGACGATGGAGAACTATAAAGTCGTCGCCAATTGGTACGAACGCCCGTTGGCATCACCGGCGGCAGTCGCCGAAGTGAAGAAACAGGAACAACTGGTCAAGGATCGGGAAGCCGCGCTGACGAAAACGACGCGGGTCGCCAATCGCAAACTGGTGGCTGCCGCGCGCAAGCGGGTCGGTGACTACCTGATCGCAGCCACGGAATTGCTGCGTTACCGCACAGCGGATCAGGCACTTGTCTCGATTATGCAGCCGAATCCCATGCCGTTGCCCGACGGTGGAATTGTTGTCGAAGCTGAGGACTATACGCGGGGCAACCTGAACAAGGATTTTTCTAATTACGGTTCGAAGATCGGTGTGTTGGTGAACGGCGGCAAGCTGCCGAATTTTGTGGAATATGAAATCGATGTTCCCGCGTCGGGACGGACCTATCAGTTCGAAATCCGTATGGCCGCCGCGCAGTCCCGGCCGGTCAAGTTGTTCATCAACGGCAAACCGAGTGCTCGTGGCGTGGCTGAGGAAGTGACGGGGAGTTGGACACCTGACTCGCAAAAATGGCATGCCGAATCGGTGATTGTCTTGGAGTCGGGGAAGAACGTCATTCGCCTGGAACGTGATGGGCCATTTCCACACATTGACAAGATTGGATTAATGCCGATTCAAAGTGAAGCGGACTTTCCGCTCGGCCCAGAGGAATTGGCCAAGAAGTACGATCTGAAATTGGCGTTCCTCAATAGTTGGGCGGATTACCTGGAAAAAACGAAGTCGGACAGCTCCTCGGTGTTGGCCCAGTGGCACGCCTTGTCGTCGTCGCAAACGGTCAAGGACAACGGCCTGTTCAGCGACTTCCGCAACGAGTCGCGACAGCGTTTGGCAACTCGCTATAGCGAATTATTTGCTGAAGCGCAAATGGCATGGCGGAAATTGAAGGACGGGGAAGGGGGCCAAGAGGCCAAGCAACTTCCCGACGCTGAACTGGAGGCGTTTCGTCAGGTCTTGCAGGATAAGAAGGGGCCGTTTGCGGTTTCTGAAAAACTCGAAGGGGATTATCCCGCCGAGACGATGGCCGCAGTGAAAAATCTCCGCAACGAGATCAAGGACCTCAAAGCATCAATCCCAGAATTTCCGCTAGGAATGGGGGTCACTGAGGATGCAATTCAAAATACGCGTGTCAATATTCGCGGAAATCACGTGAACTTAGGTGACGAGGTTCCGCGGCAGTTTCTGCAAGTGATTGCCGGTGAACAACAGACACCGATCGGCAAGGAGCGCAGCGGACGCTTGGAATTGGGGAAATGGATGACCAGTCCCGACCATCCGCTGACGAGCCGTGTGATCGTGAATCGCGTCTGGCGGTGGCATTTTGGAAGAGGGATCGTCCCCACTCCCGACAATTTTGGGAGCACCGGAGAACCACCGGTCAATCAACCATTGTTGGACCACTTGGCCGCGGAATTTATCGAGCAAGGCTGGGGACTGAAAGATCTGCATCGCCGGATTGTGCTCTCGGCAACATACCGCATGAGTACACAGTACGATACGGCAGCGGTGGAACAAGACCCGGGGAATGTTTACTTGTGGCGGATGAATCGTCGGCGACTGACGGCAGAGGAACTCCGCGACGCGGTGCTTAGCATTGCAGGGACGATGGACCCGACGATGGGGGGGACGTTGCTGCTCACAAAAAATCACGCATACGTGGCGAGCACTGCCTCAGTGGACGCGACGCCGTATGAATCCACGCGGCGGTCGGTGTACTTACCAGTGATTCGTAGCGGTCTGTTTGAAATGTTCCAGGCTTTCGATTTCCCCGATCCCAGTTCCTCCAACGGCGACCGCGCGACCACAACCGTGGCTCCGCAAGCCTTGTTTTTGCTCAATAGCGACTTCATGGCGGAGCAGACCGATGCGATGGCGCGGGATCTCTTGAGTCGCGACGGGTTAGATGATGCCGCGCGGCTGGACTGGTGTTATCTCCGCACGTTAGGCCGGGCGCCCAACGTCGAGGAATCCGCTCAGGCTTTGGAGTTTATGACCAATTATATCGCCGCGATGGAACAACGTGTTCCCGATGCGCAAGACCGCCAACGTCAAGCATGGCAGGGATTGTGCAAAGTGTTGTTATCGTCCAGTGAATTTCTTTACGTGGATTGA